Within Saccharomonospora cyanea NA-134, the genomic segment GTGTGCACCACGCCGGGATGCTGCCCAAGTACCGGCGGCTGGTGGAGCAGTTGGCGCAGGCGGGACTGCTGAAGCTGATCTGTGGCACCGACACGCTCGGCGTCGGCATCAACGTGCCCATCCGCACGGTGGTGCTCTCCGCGCTGACGAAGTTCGACGGCACCCGGCAGCGGCACCTCAAGGCGAGGGAGTTCCACCAGATCGCGGGCCGCGCGGGCCGCGCGGGCTACGACACCGACGGCTACGTGGTCGTGCAGGCCCCCGACCACGTCATCGAGAACGCCAAGGCCCTGGAGAAGGCGGGCGACGACCCGAAGAAGAAGCGCAAGATCGTTCGCAAGAAGGCGCCCGAGGGATTCGTCAACTGGACGGAGAGCACGTTCGAGCGGCTCGTGGCCGCCGAGCCCGAGCCACTGACGTCGAGCTTCAAGGTCACCCACTCGATGCTGCTCAACGTCATCTCGCGACCCGGTGACGCCTTCGCCCACATGCGGCGGCTGCTGGAGGACAACCACTCCGACCGGCCCACCCAGCGCAGGCACATCCTGCGGGCCATCGCGATCTACCGTGCCCTGCTCGCGGCGGGCGTGGTGGAGGAGCTCGACGAGCCCGACGACGAGGGCCGCAGGGTGCGGCTCACCGTGGACCTGCAGCTCGACTTCGCGCTGAACCAGCCGCTGTCGCCGCTGGCGCTGGCCGCCATCGAACTGCTCGACCCGGCCTCGCCGTCGTACGCGCTCGACGTGGTGTCCATCGTGGAGGCCACTGTGGACGACCCGAAGCAGATCCTGTCGCAGCAGCAGTTCAAGGCCCGCAACGAGGCGATCGCGGCGATGAAGGCGGAAGGGGTCGAGTACGAGCAGCGCATGGAGCTGCTGGAGGACGTCACCTACCCGAAGCCGCTGGAGGACCTGCTCGAAGCCGCGTACTCGCGGTACCGGCAGGGACACCCGTGGGTGTCCGACTACCGGCTCTCGCCGAAGTCGGTCGTGCGCGACATGTACGAGCGCGCGATGAACTTCGTGGAGTACATCGGCTACTACGGCCTCGCCCGCTCAGAGGGCGTGTTGCTGCGCTACCTCGCCGACACCTACGACGCGCTGCGCAGGACCGTGCCGGACGACGCGAAGACGGAGCCGCTGTCGGACCTCATCGAGTGGCTCGGGGAGTTGGTGCGGCAGGTCGACTCCAGCCTGCTGGACGAGTGGGAGGCCCTGCGCAATCCCGACGCCGTCGTCAGGGACTCCGAGGGCAGGCCCGCCGAGCCGGAGGGCCCGCCGCCGGTGACCCGCAACGAACGAGCCTTCCGGGTGCTGGTGCGCAACGAGATGTTCCGCCGGGTGCAGCTCGCCGCCAGGGAGGACTACGACGCACTCGGCGAACTCGACGCCGAGTCGGGTTGGGACGCCGAGGCGTGGGAGGACGCGCTGGCGGACTACTTCGACACCTACGACGAGATCCGCACCGGCCCGGACGCCCGTGGTCCCGCCCTGCTCGTCATCGAGCAGGAGCCGGACGTCTGGCGCGTGCGGCAGATCCTCGACGACCCCGACGGCAACCACGACTGGAGCATCACCGCCGAGGTCGATCTCGCGGCGTCGGACGAGGCGGGCGAGGCCGTCATCCGCGTAGTCGACGTCGCCGAGTCGTAATCCCCACCACCGTGTCCGCAGCCTGCGCACGCGTGTCCGCACTTTGCGCACGCGTGTCGGGACTTCCGGTACACGGACGGTAGGAAATCTGGCCCCTCAGTCGCACTGGATGTAACCCGACCGGGTGACCGTTGGTCGTGTGAGAGGAACCGCTCGGCGAAGCTCCACGGCTTCCGGGCCACCTCGCACCAGCCCCGCGCATGGGTGGGTGGGGAGCGCTCAGGCTCCCCCCGACCTGTGAAAGGGGAATTTCTTGAGACACCGACGACCCCGGCTCGGCCTGGTGGCCGCGCTGACGGGCGCGTTGATCGTCGCGGCGGCACCGCCGGTGGCGGCCGGGCCACAGCCGCCGGCGGGAACCGCATTCTCACTCGCCGGCGAGGACGAGGGGCACACCGTCACCCTGGTGACGGGAGACCGCGTACGGCTCACCGGCGCCGGAGCGATCTCCGACCTCGTCGTGGTACCCGGACCCGGCCGGGAGGACATCGGACACCGGCGGTACCGCCAGGACGGCGACGTCTACGTCGTGCCGCACGACGCTGCCCCGCTGATCGCGGCGGGAACGCTGGACGAGCGGTTGTTCAACGTGTCGCGACTGATCGAGGCGGGGTACCACGACGGAGCTCGCGCCGATGTGCCGGTGATGGTCTCGTACGCGGACGGACGTCGCCCCGCGCGCTCGCGCACGCTGGCCGACGGTGCCGCGACAAGCGTGCGTCCCCTGGCCGTGGTCAACGGTGAAGCGGTCCGGGCGGCGAAGGACAAGGCGACGCGGTACTGGAAGTCCGTGGCGTCCATGCTGCGGCCGGGCCACGAGATCGAGCACCTGTGGCTCGACGCGCCGGTGACCGCGACCTCCGACGGGACGATGCCGCAGATCGGCGCCCCCGACGCGTGGGAGGGTGGTCGCACGGGCGAGGGCGTCCGGGTGGCCATGCTGGACACGGGTGTGGACGCCGAACACCCCGATCTCGACGACGCCGTGGTGGAAGCCCGGGACTTCACGGGTGAGGGAACCACGGACGACTCCAACGGACACGGCACACACGTGGCCGGGATCATCGCCGGGGACGGCACCGCGAGCGAGGGCCGATACCGGGGTGTGGCTCCGGACGCGGACCTGGTCGTGGGCCGCGTGCTCAACAGCGGCGGTCAGGGCCAGGAGTCCTGGATTCTGGCGGGCATGGAGTGGGCGGCACAGCGCGCACCCGTGGTGAACATGAGCCTCGGCAGCAGTTGGCCGGACGACGGCACCGCGCCGTTGTCGCTGGCGGTGGACCGGTTGACGGAGGAGACCGGGACGCTGTTCGTGGTGTCCTCCAGCAACTTCGGCCCCCAGGAGAGCAGCGTCACGTCACCGGGCTCGGCGGATGCCGCGTTGACGGTGGGTGCCGTGGACGACGGCGACGAACTCGGCGACTTCTCGGGCCGTGGTCCGCGACTCGGTGACTACGCCGTCAAGCCGGAGATCACCGCCCCCGGTGTGGACGTCGTGGCCGCGCGTGCGGGTGGCTCCGAACTCGGAGTCCCCGTCGACGAGCACTACATGAGCTTGTCCGGTACCTCGATGGCAGCACCGCACGTCACGGGTTCGGCCGCGCTGGTGGCCCAGGCCCGTCCGGAGTGGAAGGCGGACCGGCTGAAGGCCGCGCTCGTCGGCTCCGCTGCGCCGCATTCCGAGCGCACCGTGTTCGAGCAGGGCGCGGGCCGGGTGGACGTGGCCCGCGCGGTCGAGCAGTCGGTCGTCGCGGAACCCGCGGTGCTGAGCCTCGGAATCCAGGGGTGGCCGCGTGCCGACGGCGAACCGGTCACGCGCACGGTGACCTACACCAACAGCGGCTCGGCCCCCGTCACGCTGACGCTCGATGCGAGCCTTCAGGGGCCCGACGGCAAGGACGTCGGCGGCGCGCTGACGGTCAGCCCCGCCCAGGTGACCGTTCCGGCGGGTGGGCAGGCCCAGGCCACGATGACGCTCGACCTGGCCAGCGGCGTGGACGGCCTTCACAGCGGCACGGTGGTCGCCACGGGGGACGACGGGTCGGTGGTGCGCACCCCGGTCGGTGTGCACCGGCAAGGGGAGAGCTACGGCGTCGACATCACCGTCCTCGGCCACGACGGCAACCCCGTGGACGACGCGGAGATCTCCCTCGTGTCCCACACCGAGCGGCGCACGTATTACCCCAGGCCGGCCTCCGGCGCGTACCACGTCACGGCGGAGAAAGGCGAGTACCACCTCGAAATCCTGTACCTCAGGCAGGACGAGCACGGTGAGTGGAAGCTGGACTTCTTCGTCGAGCCCCGCTTCGTGGTGGACAGTGCCGAGGAAATCGGCTTCGACGTACGCGATGCCTACAACCCCCGCGTGGAACTCGCGGACCGTCCGGACGCCCAAGTGGGCGAGATGTCCATCCTGTCCCGGACCGACCTGGAGTGGGGTAGCTACGAGCTTTACCTGAATTCCACCGACCCCGGCAACGTGCGGCTGGCGGGGTCGCGGACGACGCATGACGGTTACTCACTGAGCGTCGAGACGGCGCACGCCCGGCCGGACGGTAACGGCCGATTCGTGGGCAGTCCCTACCTGTACCGGCTGCGGTACCCGTACACCGGCGGCCTGCCTGACGAGATCAACCACCGGGTGGCCGACGACGACCTCGCCCGGGTGCGTACCAGCTACCTCGAAGGCGGCCCCGCCCCGTGGGGAATGCGCAGCATCGTGGCGGGGCAGCTCCCGTTGGAGTTGGACGAGTACTACACGCCCGGCGGGCCGTGGTCTCGGCTGTTGTTGCTGACGACGGAACACGAGGACGGAATGCCGATCGGGATCATGGGCGAGCAGCTCGCACCGGTGGAGGTGTTCGAGCGGGGCGAGCGGACGCAGCGGTGGAACACCGCGGTGCACGGCCCCGCGTTCCCCTACGTTCCCGGTAATCCGTCGAGTTGGGCGTACCGTGCCGAGCCGGGTGTGGGCTTCGTCCTACCGCTGCACAGCGACGACAGTGCCCGCGCAGGGACGTCCAGCATGGACTACGACAAGTCCTCTCTGGAGCTCTATCGCAACGG encodes:
- a CDS encoding DEAD/DEAH box helicase translates to MTDFLTDRLPGDTDPDALFDAFSTWVGERGLELYPAQEEALIELVSGANVILSTPTGSGKSLVAVGAHFAALADGRRSFYTAPIKALVSEKFFSLVEIFGADNVGMLTGDSSVNPDAPIICCTAEILANLALRLGPEVDVEEIGQVVADEFHFYSEPERGWAWQVPLLELPNAQFLLMSATLGDVSFFEKDLTRRTGRSTAVVTSAQRPVPLTFRYALTPMHETVSELVHSNQAPVYIVHFSQAAAVERAQALMSINVCSRAEKDAIAEAIGDFRFSAGFGRTLSRLVRHGIGVHHAGMLPKYRRLVEQLAQAGLLKLICGTDTLGVGINVPIRTVVLSALTKFDGTRQRHLKAREFHQIAGRAGRAGYDTDGYVVVQAPDHVIENAKALEKAGDDPKKKRKIVRKKAPEGFVNWTESTFERLVAAEPEPLTSSFKVTHSMLLNVISRPGDAFAHMRRLLEDNHSDRPTQRRHILRAIAIYRALLAAGVVEELDEPDDEGRRVRLTVDLQLDFALNQPLSPLALAAIELLDPASPSYALDVVSIVEATVDDPKQILSQQQFKARNEAIAAMKAEGVEYEQRMELLEDVTYPKPLEDLLEAAYSRYRQGHPWVSDYRLSPKSVVRDMYERAMNFVEYIGYYGLARSEGVLLRYLADTYDALRRTVPDDAKTEPLSDLIEWLGELVRQVDSSLLDEWEALRNPDAVVRDSEGRPAEPEGPPPVTRNERAFRVLVRNEMFRRVQLAAREDYDALGELDAESGWDAEAWEDALADYFDTYDEIRTGPDARGPALLVIEQEPDVWRVRQILDDPDGNHDWSITAEVDLAASDEAGEAVIRVVDVAES
- a CDS encoding S8 family peptidase — protein: MRHRRPRLGLVAALTGALIVAAAPPVAAGPQPPAGTAFSLAGEDEGHTVTLVTGDRVRLTGAGAISDLVVVPGPGREDIGHRRYRQDGDVYVVPHDAAPLIAAGTLDERLFNVSRLIEAGYHDGARADVPVMVSYADGRRPARSRTLADGAATSVRPLAVVNGEAVRAAKDKATRYWKSVASMLRPGHEIEHLWLDAPVTATSDGTMPQIGAPDAWEGGRTGEGVRVAMLDTGVDAEHPDLDDAVVEARDFTGEGTTDDSNGHGTHVAGIIAGDGTASEGRYRGVAPDADLVVGRVLNSGGQGQESWILAGMEWAAQRAPVVNMSLGSSWPDDGTAPLSLAVDRLTEETGTLFVVSSSNFGPQESSVTSPGSADAALTVGAVDDGDELGDFSGRGPRLGDYAVKPEITAPGVDVVAARAGGSELGVPVDEHYMSLSGTSMAAPHVTGSAALVAQARPEWKADRLKAALVGSAAPHSERTVFEQGAGRVDVARAVEQSVVAEPAVLSLGIQGWPRADGEPVTRTVTYTNSGSAPVTLTLDASLQGPDGKDVGGALTVSPAQVTVPAGGQAQATMTLDLASGVDGLHSGTVVATGDDGSVVRTPVGVHRQGESYGVDITVLGHDGNPVDDAEISLVSHTERRTYYPRPASGAYHVTAEKGEYHLEILYLRQDEHGEWKLDFFVEPRFVVDSAEEIGFDVRDAYNPRVELADRPDAQVGEMSILSRTDLEWGSYELYLNSTDPGNVRLAGSRTTHDGYSLSVETAHARPDGNGRFVGSPYLYRLRYPYTGGLPDEINHRVADDDLARVRTSYLEGGPAPWGMRSIVAGQLPLELDEYYTPGGPWSRLLLLTTEHEDGMPIGIMGEQLAPVEVFERGERTQRWNTAVHGPAFPYVPGNPSSWAYRAEPGVGFVLPLHSDDSARAGTSSMDYDKSSLELYRNGELVGSDDGNGGFFAVPGEPASYRLAVHADRGSLTPLSRVIDAEWTFRDDVGAGAELTALPLLGVHFDADFGMENAPRVGEKVRLPLAVQRNGSPEEPRLDSLRVEVSFDGGESWRSVPYRWEHGERVIAVRAPEGVKDVSLRVEAEDVDGNGLKQTIVGAYPVR